One Microlunatus soli genomic window carries:
- a CDS encoding TRM11 family SAM-dependent methyltransferase, which translates to MTLVLRLDTVQGAEDVLAAELADHGTARPIGAGWVELRGAPDDGVQEVADRLLRLAAARCFTGVAVPLPGIPREPAFDAALSELIMIMEKAGFAGDHGFRVAEPSTEARDEIAASITAAIGWRQQPSNWVLNLVPGDDGWSAQIGPLHWSRRNAKLERLPWSTPAALADVLVRMAKIRAGHRVLDPCCGSGTLLVAAGLAGATTLYGVDRDPEAVAVATRNLDTLRLPATLRVGDAEALGTMKGVGEVDRIIGNLPFGKQVGSHRDNERLYPALLDGIARRLSADGRAVLLTEDKRLFTDSVQRTRGLKIINQAGFRYGGATPTGYVITRRRR; encoded by the coding sequence ATGACACTGGTGCTTCGGCTGGACACGGTGCAGGGAGCCGAGGATGTCCTCGCTGCCGAGCTGGCTGACCACGGCACGGCCCGTCCGATCGGCGCGGGCTGGGTCGAGTTGCGCGGCGCTCCGGACGACGGGGTGCAGGAGGTCGCCGACCGACTGCTACGGCTCGCCGCCGCGCGGTGCTTCACCGGCGTGGCCGTCCCGCTGCCCGGCATACCCCGGGAGCCGGCGTTCGATGCCGCTCTCTCGGAGCTGATCATGATCATGGAGAAGGCGGGATTCGCCGGTGATCACGGCTTTCGGGTGGCCGAACCGTCCACCGAGGCACGGGATGAGATCGCTGCCTCCATCACCGCCGCGATCGGTTGGCGCCAGCAGCCGAGCAACTGGGTGCTCAATCTGGTCCCGGGCGATGACGGCTGGTCCGCCCAGATCGGTCCGCTGCATTGGAGCCGCCGGAACGCAAAGCTGGAACGTCTCCCCTGGTCCACGCCGGCAGCATTGGCCGACGTCCTGGTCAGGATGGCCAAGATCAGAGCTGGACATCGGGTCCTGGATCCCTGCTGTGGCAGCGGCACCTTGCTGGTCGCCGCCGGTCTTGCCGGCGCAACGACCTTGTACGGGGTGGATCGCGATCCCGAGGCGGTCGCCGTCGCGACCCGCAACCTGGACACCCTGCGGCTCCCGGCGACCCTCCGTGTCGGTGATGCCGAGGCGTTGGGAACGATGAAGGGGGTCGGCGAGGTCGATCGGATCATCGGCAACCTGCCGTTCGGCAAACAGGTCGGAAGCCATCGCGACAACGAACGGCTCTACCCCGCGTTGCTGGACGGCATTGCCCGTCGGCTCAGCGCCGACGGTCGGGCCGTATTGTTGACCGAAGACAAGCGCCTGTTCACCGACAGCGTGCAACGCACCCGCGGGCTCAAGATCATCAATCAGGCCGGATTCCGCTACGGTGGCGCCACGCCGACCGGATATGTGATCACCCGCCGCCGACGGTGA